The following are encoded in a window of Staphylococcus piscifermentans genomic DNA:
- a CDS encoding PLP-dependent cysteine synthase family protein, which yields MIAFDLIGNTPLVKLESFSDDNVEIYAKLEQYNPGGSVKDRLGKYLIEQAMERGQIQRGDTIVEASAGNTGIGLAIAANHYGLHCVIYAPEGFAAEKIAIMEALGAEVIRTPQNDGMIGAQNAAKAYAAEHGAYYTNQFETEDNPGAYRNTLAQEILKELPEFDYFVAGVGSGGTFTGTAEGLSERHAQNILIEPEGSILNGGPRHLHDTEGIGSEKWPGFLEKDLVSEILTISDADAFKNVKQLALQEGILAGSSSGAALQGALEIKQRIDKGIIVTIFPDGSDRYMSKAIFNYQSK from the coding sequence ATGATTGCATTTGATTTAATCGGCAATACCCCTCTAGTCAAATTGGAATCGTTCAGCGATGACAACGTTGAGATTTATGCGAAATTAGAACAGTACAATCCTGGCGGCAGTGTGAAAGACCGCTTAGGCAAATATCTGATCGAACAAGCAATGGAACGCGGACAAATTCAACGTGGCGATACGATTGTAGAAGCTTCAGCTGGTAATACCGGAATTGGATTAGCTATTGCAGCCAATCATTACGGTTTGCATTGTGTGATTTATGCTCCGGAAGGTTTTGCAGCTGAAAAGATAGCGATTATGGAAGCGTTAGGTGCAGAAGTTATCCGCACACCGCAAAATGATGGGATGATTGGTGCACAGAACGCTGCTAAAGCTTATGCGGCAGAACATGGCGCGTATTACACTAACCAATTCGAAACAGAGGACAATCCAGGTGCTTACCGCAACACGTTGGCACAAGAAATTTTGAAGGAATTACCGGAATTCGATTATTTCGTAGCCGGCGTCGGTTCTGGCGGTACTTTTACAGGAACAGCTGAAGGCTTATCAGAACGTCACGCTCAGAACATTCTGATCGAGCCTGAAGGGTCCATCTTGAACGGCGGGCCAAGACATCTGCATGATACGGAAGGCATCGGTTCTGAAAAATGGCCGGGCTTCTTGGAAAAAGATTTAGTCTCAGAAATTTTAACGATCAGTGACGCAGATGCATTCAAAAATGTTAAACAACTCGCATTGCAAGAAGGTATTTTAGCCGGCAGTTCATCGGGGGCTGCATTGCAAGGTGCTTTAGAAATAAAGCAACGTATCGACAAGGGGATTATTGTCACTATCTTCCCAGACGGCAGTGACCGTTATATGTCGAAAGCAATTTTTAATTATCAAAGCAAATAA
- a CDS encoding HTH domain-containing protein, producing MRITEQAYRILNIYTRLVQRQTVNKSDLAERFDVNKRTIQRDIDNLRNYLFENGSWQTQILYDAKAESYYLNRPDLINPKNFRHYPKISVTFEMTLEVFDKLRPYYTSELIQHKAEDVVLVRMRIPEPNALSLVFIYHSRIRVIEPASLLQKVVDAMLEMQKTYLNQEIKTNSGGTT from the coding sequence GTGAGGATTACGGAACAGGCATATCGTATTTTAAATATTTACACAAGACTCGTACAACGACAAACAGTAAATAAATCTGATTTGGCTGAACGTTTCGATGTGAATAAGCGCACAATTCAACGTGATATTGATAATTTAAGGAATTATTTGTTTGAGAATGGATCTTGGCAAACGCAGATTTTATATGATGCTAAAGCTGAGAGTTATTATCTCAATCGTCCTGATTTAATTAATCCTAAAAACTTTCGTCATTATCCTAAAATCTCTGTCACCTTTGAAATGACATTAGAAGTTTTTGATAAACTCCGCCCTTATTACACCTCAGAACTGATTCAACACAAAGCAGAGGATGTGGTACTTGTTCGGATGCGGATACCCGAACCGAACGCACTTTCTCTCGTCTTTATTTACCATTCTCGTATTCGGGTCATTGAACCTGCTTCTCTTCTTCAGAAGGTCGTAGATGCGATGTTAGAGATGCAAAAAACATATTTAAATCAAGAAATCAAAACAAATTCAGGAGGCACAACTTGA
- a CDS encoding TetR/AcrR family transcriptional regulator: MRSEIIDNAIELFAQKSYFGCTLDELAKSVDIKKASLYYYFPSKAAIYRECTQRCIDYFDRVIKVQKNKSASTLTLGNLKQFILDTVFKTDINYLRLYLQFTQAPDEFKEELYEGVSGLHEELDDVFKRYYEANDIEVSFKEYRELVLGVMESGFIRTTFINYFDELSYRRKTLKLDVANMLDSLFELNETVKENQ, encoded by the coding sequence TTGAGAAGTGAAATTATAGATAATGCAATTGAACTGTTTGCACAGAAAAGTTATTTCGGCTGTACATTAGATGAATTAGCTAAAAGTGTAGATATAAAGAAAGCAAGCTTATATTATTATTTCCCAAGCAAAGCCGCAATTTATCGTGAGTGTACTCAACGTTGTATTGATTATTTCGACCGTGTGATTAAAGTACAGAAAAATAAAAGCGCTTCCACATTGACTTTAGGCAATTTAAAACAATTTATCTTGGATACTGTATTTAAAACAGATATTAATTATTTACGTTTGTATTTGCAATTTACACAAGCGCCAGATGAATTTAAAGAAGAGTTATATGAAGGGGTTTCAGGTTTGCATGAAGAATTAGATGACGTTTTTAAACGTTATTATGAAGCGAATGATATTGAAGTTTCCTTTAAAGAATATCGTGAATTAGTATTGGGTGTCATGGAAAGTGGATTTATCCGCACGACGTTTATTAATTATTTTGATGAACTCAGCTATCGCCGTAAAACTTTAAAATTAGATGTTGCGAATATGTTAGATTCCTTATTCGAATTAAATGAAACTGTAAAAGAAAATCAATAA
- a CDS encoding 5-methyltetrahydropteroyltriglutamate--homocysteine S-methyltransferase, with product MSELLRYDIVGSFLRPEALKAARAQFEASEIDQDALSKVEDAEIKQLITKQVENGLKSITDGEFRRSWWHLDFFWGLNGVEAIKDAGGFEFANVQSRFETARLSNYISGEHHPFVEHYKFLKAHTPEGIEARQTVPAPARLFSELTRKENIEATRKFYPTDDALIDAIAQAYQTVIQDLYDEGLRTIQFDDTTWGRLVGDQTEINGKNGDAKEKERLKEVFVKANNKAIEGLPEDLTVQTHVCRGNYRSTWFAEGAYDSVATPLFDRENVDNYLLEYDTDRSGGFEPLKYVSEGKNVVLGLITSKDGQLEDRDEVIARIKEASQYIPLENLALSTQCGFASTEEGNNLTEEEQWAKIRLVKSIAEEVWNTEKVEG from the coding sequence ATGAGTGAATTATTAAGATATGACATTGTAGGAAGTTTTTTAAGACCGGAAGCTTTGAAAGCAGCACGTGCTCAATTTGAAGCAAGTGAAATCGACCAAGATGCACTTTCGAAAGTAGAAGATGCAGAGATTAAGCAACTCATTACAAAACAAGTAGAAAATGGTTTGAAATCCATTACAGATGGAGAATTTCGTCGCAGTTGGTGGCATTTAGATTTCTTTTGGGGACTAAATGGTGTAGAGGCGATTAAAGATGCAGGAGGATTTGAGTTTGCGAATGTCCAATCTCGCTTTGAAACAGCAAGATTAAGCAATTACATAAGCGGAGAACATCATCCGTTTGTGGAACACTACAAATTTTTAAAAGCACACACACCAGAAGGCATTGAAGCACGACAAACTGTGCCGGCACCAGCGCGCTTATTCTCTGAACTGACACGTAAAGAAAATATTGAAGCGACTAGAAAATTCTATCCCACAGATGATGCATTGATTGACGCGATTGCACAAGCTTATCAAACTGTCATCCAAGATTTATATGACGAGGGGTTACGGACTATCCAATTCGATGATACTACTTGGGGCAGATTAGTAGGAGATCAAACAGAAATTAACGGTAAAAATGGAGATGCGAAAGAGAAAGAACGTTTGAAAGAAGTATTTGTAAAAGCGAACAACAAAGCCATCGAAGGATTGCCTGAAGATTTAACGGTACAAACACATGTGTGTCGTGGAAATTACCGTTCAACATGGTTTGCTGAAGGGGCATATGATTCCGTTGCCACTCCGCTTTTTGATAGAGAAAATGTTGATAATTATCTTTTAGAATATGATACAGACCGTTCAGGAGGGTTCGAGCCGCTAAAATATGTGTCCGAAGGTAAAAATGTGGTGCTAGGATTAATTACTTCGAAAGACGGCCAACTCGAAGACCGCGATGAAGTCATTGCACGAATTAAAGAAGCAAGCCAGTATATTCCGTTAGAAAATTTAGCCTTGAGTACCCAATGCGGATTTGCCTCTACTGAAGAAGGCAACAATCTTACTGAAGAAGAGCAATGGGCTAAGATCCGTTTAGTGAAAAGTATTGCAGAAGAAGTGTGGAATACTGAAAAAGTTGAAGGATAA
- a CDS encoding PadR family transcriptional regulator, whose amino-acid sequence MNIQFKKGALEFLVLLIIKGEDQYGYSLVQKITPRIAIAEGTVYPLMRRLVKEGYLTTYFKPSTEGPARKYYKITEEGRERLQSLLAEWKDFTDAVNLFIKESETDE is encoded by the coding sequence ATGAATATACAATTTAAAAAAGGTGCATTGGAATTTCTAGTATTACTCATCATTAAAGGTGAAGATCAATACGGATATTCCTTAGTCCAAAAGATTACACCTCGCATCGCAATCGCGGAAGGTACGGTATACCCGCTTATGCGCCGCCTGGTAAAAGAAGGTTATTTAACCACTTATTTCAAACCATCCACAGAAGGTCCTGCCCGTAAGTATTACAAAATTACTGAAGAAGGTAGAGAGCGTCTTCAGTCGCTACTAGCAGAATGGAAAGATTTCACCGATGCTGTCAATTTGTTTATAAAGGAGAGTGAAACCGATGAGTAA
- a CDS encoding DUF805 domain-containing protein, with product MYCNKCGAKLNSNDAFCAQCGAPIASNTQTATSSASSELNIWQNYQAFWRNFINFKGKTKRTPFWVSTIINILITTLLLIIGITGRDELTGQASPLLYIAIFFIIVTLCPQLAITYRRFNDVKKRKWSIWVSLILPIEPFFEVSSGAGNPIASLLLLVTIGLFIYNFTILISPSKERAQQ from the coding sequence ATGTATTGCAATAAATGCGGAGCTAAATTAAATTCAAATGATGCATTTTGCGCTCAGTGTGGTGCACCTATCGCATCTAATACACAAACCGCCACGTCTTCCGCTTCTTCTGAACTTAATATTTGGCAGAATTACCAAGCTTTTTGGCGAAACTTTATTAACTTTAAAGGTAAGACAAAACGGACACCTTTTTGGGTAAGTACGATTATTAATATTCTGATCACAACTCTATTATTAATTATCGGTATTACTGGTAGAGACGAATTAACCGGACAAGCGTCTCCGCTATTATATATAGCGATATTCTTTATCATCGTAACACTCTGTCCTCAACTCGCCATTACATATCGACGTTTTAACGATGTAAAGAAGCGCAAGTGGAGCATTTGGGTAAGTCTTATTTTACCTATCGAGCCATTTTTTGAAGTATCTAGCGGTGCAGGTAACCCTATCGCATCGTTGCTCTTATTAGTAACAATCGGTTTATTTATCTACAATTTCACCATTTTAATTTCACCATCAAAGGAGCGTGCTCAACAATGA
- a CDS encoding thioesterase family protein, whose translation MGTIYTYEDKVHPSWIDHNQHLHDAQYFSIFSDAVVGFFASLGFSIDYRQNHDTTIFNLEAHITFMKEMVLDEEFKVEVYVYDFDHKRVHFFLKMFNQDGVQTAAYEVIMMCINNEERRSAEFPEFVYGNIEKYYQEQGDFETPKQLGHQIGIRRKK comes from the coding sequence ATGGGTACAATTTATACATACGAAGATAAGGTCCATCCGTCTTGGATTGATCATAATCAACATTTACATGACGCGCAATATTTCTCTATATTCAGCGATGCTGTAGTAGGCTTCTTTGCAAGTTTAGGATTCTCGATTGATTATCGTCAAAACCACGATACAACTATTTTTAATTTAGAAGCACATATTACTTTCATGAAAGAAATGGTCTTAGACGAAGAATTTAAAGTGGAAGTATATGTTTATGACTTCGACCATAAACGTGTGCACTTCTTCTTAAAAATGTTCAATCAAGATGGTGTACAAACAGCGGCTTATGAAGTCATTATGATGTGCATTAATAACGAAGAACGTCGCAGTGCTGAGTTCCCTGAGTTCGTGTATGGAAATATCGAAAAATATTATCAAGAACAAGGGGATTTTGAAACGCCGAAACAATTAGGACATCAAATTGGAATCAGACGTAAAAAATAA
- a CDS encoding type 1 glutamine amidotransferase domain-containing protein, producing the protein MIVVKRVLIVNTSTDYFADSSVPTGLWLGELVHFYDLLHQNHVQIDIVNIKGGLTPIDPVSTSRLMLDKLTKKYLNDYTFMTLLKNSPSIKEVTPTDYNAVYFTGGHGVMYDFPGNPDIQRVIAAVRENGGVVSAVCHGICAFLDFKGRDGRYYVDGKRLTGFSNLEEKLANRKKLVPFMLETKLKNEGADYSRGFLPFRPYVVQDGHLVTGQNPQSPKAVAEKVLELLNVK; encoded by the coding sequence ATGATCGTGGTTAAGAGAGTTTTAATTGTTAATACAAGTACAGATTACTTTGCAGATTCAAGTGTTCCAACAGGATTATGGTTAGGAGAACTTGTCCACTTCTATGATTTACTGCACCAAAACCACGTACAAATTGATATCGTGAACATAAAAGGCGGTTTAACGCCGATTGATCCCGTGAGTACGTCACGTTTAATGTTAGATAAACTTACCAAGAAATATTTAAATGATTATACATTTATGACATTATTGAAAAATTCACCTTCTATTAAAGAAGTGACACCTACCGACTACAACGCTGTTTATTTCACTGGCGGTCACGGTGTAATGTATGATTTCCCAGGAAATCCAGATATTCAGCGTGTTATTGCAGCTGTCAGAGAAAATGGCGGCGTTGTTTCAGCTGTGTGTCATGGTATTTGTGCTTTTCTCGACTTTAAAGGACGTGATGGACGTTACTATGTCGATGGCAAACGTTTAACAGGCTTCTCTAATTTAGAAGAAAAATTAGCGAACCGCAAAAAATTAGTACCCTTTATGTTAGAAACCAAATTAAAAAATGAGGGTGCAGATTACAGCAGAGGTTTCTTGCCGTTTCGTCCTTACGTCGTGCAAGACGGCCACCTCGTTACAGGTCAAAATCCACAATCGCCTAAAGCGGTAGCTGAAAAAGTATTAGAATTATTGAATGTGAAATAA
- a CDS encoding alpha/beta hydrolase yields the protein MLNVKAPKDLYLKGGERAVLLLHSFTGTVQDVKAIAETLNEEGFTCYAPCYSGHGLPVSEFVHHDILDWWMDVEAAYQFLRNEGYEQIDAIGVSLGGIFSLKLAERFEIGRVVGMSIPYEKKEAGVLERLTAYGERLQHYILCTAEEQEEEMAHVPEYRSGAIRFEGFTDQTMQQLDKIQVPTLLLYGGKDEPSYRESAFKIEAQLLNVQDKTVECFENAGHLMPHSPDKTAIIERIVDFMCKG from the coding sequence ATGTTGAATGTCAAAGCACCAAAAGATCTTTATTTGAAGGGCGGCGAACGTGCAGTGTTGCTGCTGCATTCGTTTACGGGTACGGTCCAGGATGTCAAAGCGATTGCTGAAACTTTGAATGAGGAGGGTTTTACGTGTTATGCGCCATGTTATTCGGGGCATGGCTTACCCGTGTCTGAATTTGTCCACCATGATATTTTGGATTGGTGGATGGATGTTGAAGCAGCGTATCAATTTTTGCGCAATGAAGGTTATGAGCAGATTGATGCAATCGGTGTGTCGTTAGGCGGTATCTTTTCTCTGAAATTGGCTGAGCGGTTTGAAATCGGTCGGGTGGTAGGTATGTCTATACCTTATGAGAAGAAAGAAGCGGGTGTATTGGAACGTTTGACTGCTTATGGCGAGCGCTTGCAGCATTATATTTTATGCACAGCAGAAGAACAGGAAGAAGAAATGGCGCATGTACCGGAGTATCGTTCGGGAGCGATACGTTTTGAAGGCTTTACGGATCAAACGATGCAGCAATTGGATAAAATTCAGGTTCCGACATTATTGTTATATGGCGGGAAAGATGAACCGTCTTATCGTGAAAGTGCCTTTAAAATAGAAGCGCAATTGTTAAATGTGCAAGATAAAACGGTCGAGTGTTTCGAAAATGCGGGTCACCTCATGCCGCACAGCCCAGATAAAACAGCCATTATCGAAAGAATTGTGGATTTTATGTGTAAAGGGTAA
- a CDS encoding DUF523 domain-containing protein, protein MIAISACLIGENVRYNGSNKLNQELQELVTQHKAISICPEVLGGLSTPRPPAEIVGGDGRGVWNDKAKVLTNTGEDVTAQFKEGALKALEVLQTYGCTAVVLKAGSPSCGSKVIYDGTLSGELKKGIGVTVALFEAHNIRVKDENNWKELL, encoded by the coding sequence ATGATAGCAATCAGTGCATGTTTAATTGGCGAAAATGTTCGTTATAACGGTTCAAACAAGTTAAATCAAGAATTGCAAGAGCTAGTCACACAGCATAAAGCCATCAGTATTTGTCCTGAAGTATTAGGAGGTTTATCTACACCTAGACCTCCTGCAGAAATTGTAGGTGGCGATGGTAGAGGTGTATGGAATGATAAAGCAAAAGTTTTAACCAATACTGGAGAAGATGTGACAGCACAATTTAAGGAAGGTGCTTTAAAGGCACTAGAAGTGCTTCAAACATATGGTTGTACTGCTGTTGTGCTTAAAGCTGGAAGTCCTAGTTGCGGCTCGAAAGTTATTTATGATGGTACGCTCTCTGGTGAATTAAAAAAAGGAATAGGAGTGACTGTCGCTTTATTTGAAGCTCATAACATTCGAGTTAAAGATGAAAATAATTGGAAAGAATTATTATAG
- a CDS encoding HAAS signaling domain-containing protein produces MSKQEYLRLLDRYLTRVTPEERRDILDEYETHFISGKEAGKSEDEIAEELGNPKYIGREMSATAAMDKAESSKNPNHVTNAVLAVMGLSILNFFVVMVVLTTLIGLLFGLITATATLLVSPVLLLVKGFIDGFGTIIPLDIYSVFALFGVGLMLLVITYLACKWSFILFMKYLRWNIDVVKGSARS; encoded by the coding sequence ATGAGTAAACAAGAATATTTGAGATTATTAGATCGCTATTTAACAAGAGTCACTCCAGAAGAGCGACGCGATATTTTAGACGAATATGAAACACACTTTATCAGCGGTAAAGAAGCTGGTAAATCAGAAGATGAAATTGCTGAAGAACTCGGTAATCCTAAATATATCGGCCGTGAAATGAGTGCCACTGCCGCAATGGATAAAGCAGAGAGCTCTAAAAATCCTAATCATGTGACAAATGCCGTACTAGCAGTTATGGGTCTCAGCATTCTTAACTTCTTTGTAGTCATGGTAGTACTGACTACATTGATTGGTCTCCTTTTTGGACTAATCACAGCAACTGCCACGCTTCTGGTTTCGCCTGTTTTACTCTTAGTAAAAGGTTTCATAGACGGATTCGGTACCATCATTCCTTTGGATATCTACTCAGTCTTTGCTTTATTCGGTGTCGGATTAATGCTTCTAGTCATTACGTACTTAGCTTGTAAGTGGAGCTTCATCTTATTCATGAAATATCTCAGATGGAATATCGATGTTGTGAAGGGAAGTGCACGCTCATGA
- a CDS encoding sodium-dependent transporter → MSKQSQWKTSTGFILASAGSAIGLGAMWKFPYMAGVYGGGAFLLMFLIFTIFIGLPLLIMEFTIGKLGRTYTTAIFGKLSGKKWTNIIGWSGNLAVFVLFGFYSVVGGWIIIYIAQVAMQLVGLGSGLLADIHFDQVISNPVYTITGQGIFILITMVIVMLGVEHGLEKASKVMMPLLFIFLILIVIKSLSLDGAADGVRFILEPRMEDLSMQGVLFALGQSFFALSLGTTGMITYASYAPKEMTIKTSALSIVIMNIIVSLLAGLAIFPAINAFGYKPEEGPGLLFKVLPRVFEQMSFGTGFYLIFLILFLFAALTSSISLLELNVSNFTKNDNRKRTKVAVIGSVLVFLLSIPATLSFSSLSGIHFGAGSIFDNMDFLVSNILMPLGALATTLFVGQLLKKKDLESVFGRDKLKLFVPWYYLVKYILPAVILLVFVMQLFK, encoded by the coding sequence GTGTCTAAACAATCACAATGGAAAACGTCAACTGGTTTTATTTTAGCGAGCGCGGGCTCCGCAATCGGACTCGGTGCCATGTGGAAATTCCCATATATGGCAGGAGTATACGGTGGAGGCGCGTTCTTACTTATGTTTTTAATCTTTACAATATTTATCGGACTGCCTTTACTGATTATGGAATTCACCATCGGAAAACTCGGCCGTACTTATACCACTGCTATTTTTGGAAAGCTTTCCGGTAAGAAGTGGACCAATATTATCGGCTGGAGCGGGAATCTCGCAGTGTTCGTGCTCTTCGGCTTCTATAGTGTAGTCGGCGGCTGGATTATTATCTATATTGCACAAGTAGCCATGCAGCTGGTCGGATTGGGAAGCGGATTACTTGCAGATATTCATTTTGACCAAGTTATCAGCAATCCAGTGTATACTATCACGGGTCAAGGTATCTTTATTTTAATTACTATGGTCATTGTGATGTTGGGTGTCGAACATGGTTTAGAGAAAGCATCCAAAGTAATGATGCCCTTGCTCTTCATTTTCTTGATCTTGATTGTAATTAAATCATTATCACTAGATGGCGCAGCAGATGGCGTACGCTTCATCTTAGAACCGCGCATGGAAGATTTATCGATGCAAGGTGTACTCTTTGCTCTAGGACAATCTTTCTTCGCCTTGTCACTCGGTACAACCGGCATGATTACCTATGCCAGTTATGCACCTAAGGAAATGACTATTAAAACATCCGCGCTGTCCATCGTCATTATGAATATTATCGTATCCTTGCTTGCAGGCCTGGCAATTTTCCCGGCCATCAACGCATTCGGTTACAAACCAGAAGAAGGACCCGGATTACTCTTTAAAGTCTTGCCGCGCGTCTTCGAACAAATGAGTTTCGGAACAGGTTTCTACCTGATATTCCTAATCTTATTCTTATTCGCAGCCTTGACTTCATCCATTTCATTGCTCGAATTGAACGTTTCCAACTTTACCAAGAACGATAACCGCAAACGTACCAAAGTTGCAGTCATCGGCAGCGTGCTCGTCTTCTTGCTCAGCATACCCGCGACCCTGTCATTCAGCAGCTTAAGCGGTATTCATTTCGGCGCCGGCAGCATCTTCGACAACATGGACTTCCTCGTATCCAACATCTTGATGCCTTTAGGCGCATTGGCAACCACCCTCTTTGTAGGCCAGTTGTTGAAAAAGAAAGACTTGGAGAGTGTCTTTGGCCGAGATAAGTTGAAACTCTTTGTGCCATGGTATTACTTAGTAAAATATATTTTGCCCGCAGTCATATTGTTAGTCTTTGTTATGCAATTATTTAAATAG
- a CDS encoding DUF4097 family beta strand repeat-containing protein yields the protein MKKILIILFTVGLLMFIGFGSATFFEAKKIANQPRTPVHYVKDYQKEDAAIKKLKVNSQLADVKVQRGKHFKVEAAGGDKKKTEVTSEIKDGTLIVKEKHKGSKINFNIGDIKASDITITVPDRMLETAELYNDSTDITVKGLKAKQATASASTGDIEFRNSDISQLNLVNDTGDIDLAKTHFKDITAESDTGDITINSIKGDANIKADSDTGDIELNYTEPPQNTKLINHTDEDNGSEVRVNQPQLKAEKYGQGKYKVEVDTDTGYVEIN from the coding sequence ATGAAAAAAATATTAATCATTTTATTTACAGTCGGGCTGCTCATGTTCATCGGATTTGGCTCAGCAACCTTTTTTGAAGCTAAAAAGATTGCAAATCAACCAAGAACGCCTGTCCACTACGTAAAGGATTATCAAAAAGAAGATGCTGCAATTAAAAAGTTGAAAGTAAATAGTCAGTTGGCTGATGTTAAAGTGCAACGTGGTAAACATTTTAAAGTTGAAGCGGCAGGCGGAGATAAAAAGAAAACAGAAGTAACAAGTGAAATTAAAGACGGTACATTGATTGTCAAAGAAAAACACAAAGGTTCAAAAATCAATTTCAACATCGGAGATATCAAGGCTTCAGACATTACGATTACAGTGCCGGATCGCATGCTAGAAACAGCAGAATTATATAATGACTCAACTGACATTACCGTAAAAGGATTGAAAGCTAAACAAGCCACTGCTAGCGCAAGTACAGGAGATATTGAATTTAGAAATAGTGATATCAGCCAATTGAACCTAGTCAATGATACAGGAGATATCGACTTGGCTAAAACGCATTTCAAAGATATAACAGCTGAAAGTGACACTGGCGACATTACTATTAATTCAATTAAGGGAGACGCTAATATTAAAGCAGACTCAGATACTGGCGATATTGAATTGAATTACACAGAACCACCTCAAAATACGAAACTCATTAATCATACTGATGAAGATAACGGCAGTGAAGTCAGAGTGAATCAACCTCAATTGAAAGCTGAAAAATATGGACAAGGCAAATATAAAGTTGAGGTAGATACAGATACGGGTTATGTAGAAATCAATTAA
- a CDS encoding (S)-acetoin forming diacetyl reductase, whose translation MTEVKGQVALVTGGGQGIGEAICRRLAADGFKVGVADYNIETAENVAQSLNDEGYEALAVKVDVADRDQVFAAVKVVKEHFGDFNVIVNNAGLGPQTPLDTITYEQYRQVFDVNVGSIFWGIQAAVEAFESLGHGGKIISASSQAGQVGNPGLALYGATKFAIRGITQTAARDLADKGITVNAYCPGIVKTPMMEDIAQKTADEAGKPYEWGMEQFSKNIALKRLSEPSDVAACVSYLAGPDSDYMTGQALIIDGGMVFN comes from the coding sequence ATGACAGAAGTAAAAGGACAAGTAGCATTAGTTACAGGTGGAGGGCAAGGTATTGGGGAAGCCATTTGCCGAAGATTAGCAGCAGATGGGTTTAAAGTAGGAGTTGCAGATTATAATATCGAAACTGCTGAAAACGTTGCGCAAAGTTTAAACGATGAAGGTTATGAAGCATTAGCAGTCAAAGTGGATGTAGCTGATCGTGATCAAGTCTTTGCGGCGGTAAAAGTAGTGAAAGAACACTTTGGTGATTTCAATGTGATTGTAAATAATGCTGGTTTAGGCCCGCAAACACCATTAGATACAATTACGTATGAACAATATCGTCAAGTATTTGATGTCAACGTAGGTAGTATCTTCTGGGGTATTCAAGCAGCAGTAGAAGCTTTTGAATCTTTAGGACATGGCGGTAAAATTATCAGCGCTTCTTCACAAGCAGGTCAAGTCGGCAACCCAGGTTTAGCTTTATATGGTGCTACTAAATTTGCGATTCGCGGAATTACACAAACTGCAGCACGTGATTTAGCAGACAAAGGTATTACAGTGAACGCTTATTGCCCAGGTATTGTGAAAACACCGATGATGGAAGATATCGCGCAAAAAACTGCGGATGAAGCGGGCAAACCTTACGAATGGGGAATGGAACAATTCTCTAAAAATATTGCATTGAAACGTTTATCAGAACCATCTGATGTCGCTGCATGTGTATCTTATTTAGCAGGACCAGATAGTGATTACATGACAGGACAAGCATTGATTATTGATGGCGGTATGGTGTTTAACTAA